The Tachyglossus aculeatus isolate mTacAcu1 chromosome 4, mTacAcu1.pri, whole genome shotgun sequence genome contains a region encoding:
- the ANKRD46 gene encoding ankyrin repeat domain-containing protein 46, with translation MSYVFVNDSSQTNVPLLQSCIDGDLNYSKRLLESGFDPNIRDSRGRTGLHLAAARGNVDICQLLHKFGADLLATDYQGNTALHLCGHVDTIQFLVSNGLKIDICNHQGATPLVLAKRRGVNKDVIRLLESLEEQEVKGFNRGAHSKLETMQTAESESAMESHSLLNPNLQQGEGVFSSFRTTWQEFVEDLGFWRVLLLIIVIALLSLGIAYYVSGVLPFVENQPELVH, from the exons ATGTCGTACGTCTTCGTCAACGACTCGTCCCAAACCAACGTGCCCCTGCTGCAGTCCTGCATCGACGGGGATCTGAACTACTCGAAGCGGCTCCTGGAGAGCGGCTTCGACCCCAACATCCGGGACAGCCGGGGCCGGACGGGCCTCCACCTCGCCGCCGCCCGCGGGAACGTGGACATCTGCCAGCTGCTGCACAAATTTGGAGCCGACCTCCTGGCCACCGACTACCAGGGCAACACGGCCCTCCACCTCTGCGGCCACGTGGATACCATCCAGTTCCTAGTTTCCAACGGACTCAAAATTGATATCTG CAACCACCAAGGCGCCACACCCCTGGTTCTGGCCAAGCGCAGGGGAGTGAATAAAGATGTCATCCGATTGCTGGAGTCTTTGGAGGAGCAGGAGGTGAAAGGATTTAACAGAGGAGCTCACTCCAAGCTGGAGACCATGCAGACGGCTGAAAGCGAAAG TGCTATGGAAAGCCATTCCCTGCTGAATCCAAATCTGCAGCAAGGGGAAGGAGTGTTTTCAAGCTTCCGCACCACATGGCAAGAATTTGTGGAGGATCTGGGCTTCTGGAGGGTGTTGCTCCTCATCATCGTCATTGCTCTGCTGTCTCTTGGAATCGCCTACTATGTCAGCGGCGTTCTCCCCTTTGTAGAAAACCAGCCTGAACTGGTCCATTAA